ATGGTGAGTGGTGAATGGTGAATGGTGAGTCGTGAGAGGTTAATGGTTAATAGACAATGGTCAATAGGCAATAGTCAACTTTATTGTTTCATAAAAATATATTCGTCATGAACATCTACAGTCTTACTTTTCTGCTCCTTTTTAAATTCGCCTTTGCATTCCCTGTCACGGATAGTGAGCAAAAACCAACTTCACCTAAGCCCGGGGTTGCGAACCTCGTTTTTAAATCTGCTGATGGCGGACAAAGCTGGCAGAACATCAGCGAAGGGTTGCCCGGAGACAAGCTGGAGGGTAGCCTTTTTGTAAATGATGGCGGGTTCTATTTACGCACCGGCAAATATATCTATCACAGTAAACCAAACAACAAGGCGCCTTTCTGGGAGAAAGAAAGTTTCCCTGACGAACACAGCAATATTGCCCCTGGTAAGAACGGGATGTTTGCCTACGATTATCACCAGGGTAAGTTCAGGCAACGAATAAACGGATCGGCTGAATGGAAACCTGTGTATGAGAATTTTCAGTTGAAAGGAATCATCGACGTTGTTGAAATTACCAGTGGCACTGTTTTCATTGTTTGTGACCGTGGCCGTGGCCTTTACAGATCCACTGACAAAGGAAAAAACTGGAAAGAAGTTACCCGTGGCGTATGGAAATTGGTAGAGTCGAACGGTGTACTGATGGCGAACAGTGTGAATGGAACAATCAGATCGACCGATGATGGCAAAACCTGGGAAACTGTGATCAGTGAAGGCGGTGTGGGCATTGATATAACACGCATCGATGGTGGTTTTGCTTCTATCACGTTCAATACACAGTCGAATACCAGGAGAATCAGGGTATCCTACGATGGAGGAAAAACCTGGCAGCCAATTGATGCCGGCTTACAGACATCAACTTTCGGTGTTCCGGTAGCAAAACCTTTCTCACAAATGAATCAACCTGATTCAGTGTGGAATCCCATTGCCATAAATACCGAGCTTCCTGAGCAAGCCTTTATCAGTTCAATTGTGCAGGTTGGTGAAGACTTCTTTTGTGGTCATCCTGCCGGTATTTTTAAAACATCAGACAAAGGGAAAACATGGAAACTGATACTACCTTCTGTTGACGGTAAGGTCTTTAATTTATCTGTTTCCGGCGGTGTGATTTATGCGATACCGAGGAATAGAGGATGTTGATTCAGGTGAATGGTGAGTCGTGAATGGTCAATAGTCAATGGGCAATGAAATACCTCGAGTGGCGGATATGGTTAAAAAGTCAAATTAACCCCGATAAAGAATAAACAGAAAAAATTGAAATCTAATAGGATTATTCTTTTGCTAACTATCATGTTACTTTTTGCTTGTGAAAAAAAGAAAAAAACAATTGTAAACAGGCAGAAGGCGATTAAGAAAGAAATGGAACAGGTAAAAGCATTTTATTATCGTCAATCAGACAGTTTAGACAGAGTAAAAGAAGCTGATACCAGTTCGGCTAAGCAGCATGAAATTGCAGAGGAATTTGTGTCAGCTGACAGGAAAAAATCTGTTACGTTAATTAAGCTTCAAAAGGAATATGATTCCCTGGAAGTAGAATTAAATGAAACACGATGAATCCTTTGCAGGTAACTTTCTATAAATAAAAAAATCAAACCAAAACATTACATCGCATCCAACACTTCCAACGCTTTTTTACGAAACACTTCTGCTGAAGGCGCAGCCTTGTTGCTTGCTTTATAGTTGATCAAAAAGCGATTCATCTGCTGATAATATTTTTGATGCAGAAAGTACAAAGGCATTCGTTCGCCCTGTTCGTTAATGAGTGACATTTGTTTGGACTCGCCGTTGGTTTCGTACTCGTTGTTATACATCTGCCAATGCAATGCAAACGGCAAATTAAGCTCCAGTGAAATCTTCATGATCTCCTTTGTTTCATTGTACTGTTTGGTAAATGATTCGGGCTTGTTGATGTTTGCATGATACCCATATTCGCCAATATACACTCTGCGTGAAAACGGCAGCCCTTCTTTTGGCTGCAGTTGTTTTTCAAGGTAGTCGAAGATGCTCTTCAACTGTTCTTTCTTTTCGCTGTAAGTTCTGTTTTTAATGGCTTCGTAACTGCTGTACGACACCAGGTCCACATTTACATACGGCAATACACTGCTGGCAATGCAAGGCTCACCTTTCATACCTTTCAGCACCAGGTTTACTTCGACGTAATGATAGAGCTGAACATTTTTTGATGCAGCTGCTTTCTTTGCATCATCAACTGCCTTTTGTCTTATCTGGAACCACTTGGTCATATTTTGCAGGTGTTCCTGCGGTGGAGCAGCAGTTCGGTTGTAATCGGAAAGCAAAAGCCAATCTCCTTCCCAGTTGCCGATCAAAAATGTTTTACCGCTGTTGTTGTAGGTCTTCAACAGGTAAGTAGCAAAATCAAAGATCTCATCATACAAACGTTTCTCCTGTTCGGGGTTGATACCCTTCTTCCAATTGATACCGGTGATGGTATGTACCCATATAAAAATGTATTTGAAATCCATGTCAACTACTTTCTTGTATTCCGGCGAAGCATTGAATAACTCCAAGGTAGCAGATGGTTTTTGATCGATGGTTAATGCATAACTTTTCGGCGAGTTGGCACCCAACGAAATTTTTAAAATGTTTGATCCCATACCCCGCACATGCTTTGCCTGTTCCAACAGCCTGGATTCGTTTGTAAACTGGTACTGGCCCCCGATGGTATTGGTGCCCAAAATAAAATTATAAGGCTCCAACGGTTTGATGCTATCGTACGGTACAAGTTTTTGCCCTTGTGCGACAGTAAACAGCAAAACAGAGACAGATAGTATAACAGACTTCTTCATGTAATTAGTTTTTAATGGATACAACTCCAGTGACATTATAACCGGCTACTTTTATTTCTTTGATAGCTTTTGTATCAACAGGTTCAAGCAAAATGGTTTTCTTTTCGCCGGGGAGCAATGTAAAATATCCGTCGCTGAAATAAGCCGGCAGTACAATTTGTGCTGCGTTGTCCAGTGCATCTAACTTGATACCTACAGCAGGATGTTTGGTTTTATTTTCCAATTCAATTTTAATCTTATTGTTTGCAAGACGTACTGCTTTCGAAGAAAGGGTTACATCAGGCAACTGGTTGAATGCTTTAAAATGGCCTGTTGCTGTATTGGCTTTCCAATATTCATTGTCAGCCAGCACATCCCCTTTTTTATCTTTTATGGAAAGACGTACCAAATAATTAGCAGGCAAGCTGGCTTCATCCAATGTTGCTGTAAACACTTCGGCTTTTGCATTTGCCTGAATAGCAAGAGGAGCAGTTTTGTTTTGCAATACTTTTCCATCCATTGTGTATACCTGCATAAAAGCGATTGCATCCTTCACGTTGTTCAACGAAGTATTCACGGCAATTACCTTGTTGTTGTGCAGGTTCATTTGAATATGCAAAGGCTCGCATCCTTTCTTCGAACCGTAAAACGAACCATGTGTTTGAAAATCCCATGAATAGGTTTGCCAGATCATGCTGGGCCAAGCAGGATGACTCATCCACAGCAATACGCCACTGCTGTTGTTCCATAATTTATTATTCCATGCTTCAAAGATGGCTCTGTGACTGTCGTAATTGATGAGTTGAATCTTGCGATTAAAATCATCAAGACTATTCGAAACTCCATACAAACTGTCTGCTGTATGCAGATAGCCTTCGAGGTTTTGATTGTTGGTGTGCAGATCGTGGTAGTGCCATACATCATTGATGGGCCATTGATCTTCCGGTGCTATAAACTTGCGGATAGTACTGGCTTCAGGAACAGAGAATGTACCGATCTCTGTTGTAAACCCATCGCCTTGTTTGGTAAAATAATCTTTGTTGTTCACGAAGAAATGCCAGGGACCGCTCTGCCGCAGATTTATTTCTCTTGAGTTGCCGATGTAATGTCGTGTACCATCTTCTTTTGCAATCTGTGTTGCCAGATCGTTTTCAATACCTGCAGGTGCATAGCCTTCGTTTCTCGGACACCAGATAGCAATGGATGGATGATTGCGGTAACGTTTAATCATATCTATACTGTTGTCCAAAAACAATTGATCATCGCTTGGGTTGAGGTTGAAGCCTTCGGTACTCAGCCAGAAATCATTCCACACCAACATGCCGTATTCATCGGCCAGATCAAAAAATACAGGTTCTGTACTTTCACCTGTCCAGTTACGGATCATATTGAAGTTTGCTTCACGATGCAAACGAAAGGCAGGTTCCAGATTTTCCCGGCTTACTTTTTTCATGGCATCATCTATCCCCCAGTTGCCACCTTTACAATACACGGCAACAGCATTCACTTTAATCACCAAAAATGGATTGTCATTATCTGACAGTACTTGCATTTTTTCCGATGGAAATTCTTTACGCAGTGTAGGTATAAATATTTTGTCTTTGAATGCACGGCGTTTTGTAAAATCAATAATGGGTTTATCTGTTCTACTATCTGTTGGGCTGTATGCAAAACGAACCGCTTGTTTCTCTTCTGTATCCGCCATCATTTCATACGAATATTCTCTTATGCCGAAACGAAATTGTTTGATTTCTTCAACAGCTTTCGCATCCGTTACTTTAATAGTAGCGTTGTACAAATTCGGTAAGCCATAACCATTGGGCCACCACAAGCGTGGATTTTTTACGTTGAGTTGTGCATTATCAGCAGGCGTAAATACAACAGGCAATATTTGTCCCGGTGCCAGTTTTACTTTTTTAGAGACTGCTACTCCTTCAAACGAAAAATGAATCGTTGCTTCCTGTGTTGATGTGCTGTTGTTGACAACTGTTGTACGCAATGTAACAGATGCACTGGTTGTATCGGGCAACGGCAGATCAGTGATTACCTGCGGATCAGAAGAAGTGACAGTACCGGTGAAAGATAGTTGTACATCCTGCCAGATACCCATGTTACGATCTCTGATACCGGGTATCCAATCCCAGCCTTCTGTTGCAAAAAATGCGGGACCATCCAATGTATGTACACCGCCATTTTTACCCATGCCCGACAATGCGGATTGTTCATCGGGTATGCCCGGATTATGTGGCGGTAATATTTGCACAAGCAATACATTGCGTCCGTTTGTTTTTAAATAATCTGTTACATTGAACTTACCACGTATGAATGCTCCTTTAATATCGCCAAGCAAATGACCATTTAACCAAACACGTGCTTTGTAGTTGATGCCGTTGAACCAAAGCCAGGCTAATTTTCCATTTTCATTTTTTGGTGTTTCAAATGTTGTACGGTACCACCATTCTTTGCGACACAACGAATCTGTGATGGCCATGTTGTTCAACCCAAAATAAGGATCGGGAAATTTTCCGGCTGCAACTAAAGAAGTTAACACTGTTCCCGGAACCACTGCATCGTACCAACCTTTGGTATTAATGGCTTCAGTAAACACAGAAGCATTACCTAACAAACTTGTAAGATCATCTGTCAATTCCCAGCCACTAGTAAGCGAATATCGAGCATTGCCCAGCGCTGTTGCTTCACCTGCTTTACCCGATCTTGGTTTTTCAACTGCTGTTTGAAACGGCGCTTTTCCCTTTGGTAAGGTTGCTGCCGGTTGTTTTTTTGTTAATCCAAAATTGGGTTGCTTCTGAGCGAATATATCGCTCTTACAAAGCAGCATACCAACAAAAACAGCTAACCCGATTTTAGTACGTACAGAATATTTCATAAAAGAATGGATGATTCTTTTTACAGAGTAATAAAACTATTTTCAATGCAAAAGACTACAGCATACATTTTTCATCACATCGCTTTTGAATGCAAATGCTTAAAAATGCAGCATGATTTTTTATGCATGCAGGTTTGTCAATAACGAAAAGCGTTAATACAATCCTTTGCTACCGTAATCGCCCCGTTTTTCATTGATTGGCTTTAATGGAATTTGTAAGCCACCAGTTTCCTGGAGCCAACTCCATAGTTCTTTGCGCATACGGCCAATTTCATTTTGCCATGCCGGATGACGATAGAGATTTTTCTTTTCTTCGGGGTCCGTACTCAAATCATAAAATTCAGATACATCCCAAAGACCGGGATAGAAAATAAATTTATGAGAGCCTTCTCTTACACCCAACGTTGTTGGTGTTTGCGGATAAGAGAACTCCCAGTAGTATTCGTAAAATGCTTTATTACGCCAGTTCACTGTTTTATCCTGCAGCAGCGGTAAGAACGATTGCCCCTGCATATTGGCGGGTTTTGTTACACCTGCTACTTCGAGTACAGTAGGTGCAATATCAATTCCCTGGATGATCTGATCGAGTGGTTGACCATTGTGCGACATACCCGGTGCATACACCAGTAACGGCACTTTCTGACTTTCTTCGTACATATTGCGTTTGTCGATGAGTCCATGTTCACCCATGAGGAAACCATTATCGCCCATATAAATGATCATTGTATTATCAGCAATACCCAATTCTTCTACTGTTTTTCTGATGCTCGCCACACTCTCATCAATGGCCAACAATGTTTCGCAATAGCGATAATAAAAATCATCAAACTGTACACGACCATCGTACATAAAATCTACACCATGCCAGCTGTTACGTTGTGCCCATACCCATTGCGGAATATCTTTTACATTGTAATTGGTATCATTCTTCACCATCGCTGCAATCGGACTTTTGCACACATCACCATGCAGTTTGCTATTTTCTGTTGCTGTTAAGTTGATGGTAGACGGATAATTGATGGGCTTGCCATGATACTTGTTACGATGACGAGGTGCAGGCATAAATTCATCGTGCACACCTTTATGCGATACATACATGAAGAAAGGTTTATTCTTCGGTTGCTGACGCATCCATGTTGCAGCATGTTCGGTTAACAGATCAGTGATGTATGTACTGTCTTTGTATTGCACACGCTGTCCATTAATATTCAACATTGGATTGAAATACACACCCTGTCCTTTGAAACTTTCCCAATGATTGAATCCTTTTTGCGGATCATCACCTGCATGACCCATATGCCATTTGCCGAAGAACGCAGTACGGTAACCAACTTTCTGCAGATACTCCGGAAAGAAGTTTAAATTATCAGGCAGTGGTGAAAAATTATCAACCACTTTATGTGTGTGAGCATATTGCCCGGTAAGGATAGATGCCCGTGATGGAGAACAGAGTGCAGTCGTTACTGTAGCATTGCGTACCCACACTCCTTCTTTCGCCATTCTGTCCATTGCGGGTGTTTCCAGCCACGGCACTCTACCGGTGAAACCCATAAAATCAAACCGGTGATCATCGGTTAAAATGAAAATCACATTCATGGGTTTGGGTGGATTCTCTTCCTGCTTTCGATCAAACCCAAACACAATTGTAACTGCCATGCAAAACACAGCAATTAATATTGATTTACGACTGCCGTTTTTTTTCTTCTGTCGTTGCATACTATCTTTTTTTCAGAAGCGTTCACACCTGAATTTCTTTTTCAGACCAAAAGCTTCATTACAAATTCATGTATCAATAAAGGCACTTGAATAACTATTCAAGCACCTTTATTGATCATTATCAGGTAAACTTTGCGATGATGATTCTCCCGTTGAGGAGGAGTTATTTCAAATGATACAACCTCCTTTAAAAACATTAGTATCCTTGGTTCTCAACCAAACTGGGATTATCAGCAATTCTGTCGATACCCAATGGTAAGTAGTAATGACGGGGTTGGAATACCCTTGCTGTACCCTCTGCATTTTTTAATGTGATGATGTATTTTTTTGCATCAAAATCATACACATAGTTTAATCCCTGTAAACGCTTTCCGTTCAACTCCTGTTCTGCAATGCGCCATCTGCGTAAATCCCAATACCTGTGCTCTTCAAAAGCCAGCTCGACTTGTCTTTCCTGCCGTATGTTGGCTTCGGTTAAGGTTGTACGTAAAGGCATTTTCGCTCTTGCTCTTACCAGGTTAATTGCATTAAGCGCTTCCGTATTTTTATTCAGATAGAAAGCCGCTTCTGCATAGTTGAGCAGAATTTCACCCAACCTGAACACAATGAAATCAGTGCTTGATTGTCCGCTTGCCGCAGGTGTAAGCGCTTCATCGCAACGCTTACGTACATGCACACCTGTTTTTTGTGTATTGCGATTGGGCGCTTTTGCATAAAAACCATCCGGGAATTGTGCTGATACAGAATTCGGAATCATGAAAGTTTCGCTGGAGCTTGTAACCACCTGGCCGCTTGCATTTCTATACCTGGTGCTGGAATGAAAAAACACTTTCTTTCCTTGCCATATACATTCAGGATAAAAAGTTGATGCTCTGAAACGGGGATCACGCTTTCCGAATAATGAATCGATATCATGCAACCTTGTGTTTGTAAGCAAGGAGCGGTTCATCACACCGGATCTTCCATCCTGGTAATCGAACAGGTCCATAAATTCGAGGAACACATTAAAGTTCGAATTCCAACCCGATGTAAAACCTGCCGGTGTACACAATGCATCCCATGAATGTCCTTTGTTAAGTGTTGCATCCCATTTAACGCCAAAGATTATTTCGGGGTTATTATTTTCATCCGTAAACAACTGCGTAAAGTTTTTAACGGGATCGGAAGGAACCTTGTTGTACAAACTAAATGCAGGATTATCCATGATTGCTTTTGATGCATCCATGGCAGCCGTAAAATATTTATCTGCTTCACTGGAAGGTATACCTACTACTCCATCCAAAGCGACTGTACCGAATTTTGCAATACTGCCTGCATATAGCATCGCTCTGCTTTTAAGTGCAAGTGCAGCAAATTTGGTGGGTCGGCCATAATCATTGCCCGCATACGAAGCAGGTAATAATGCGGCTATCTCGTCCATTTCTTTTCCAATAAAATCATATACTTCTGCTTCTTTGTTGCGGACAGGAAATAATTCTGATTCGGGATCAGTTAACTGTTGAACTTTTGTAATAATAGGAACACCCCCAAAACGTTTCACCATTTGATGATAAATGAACCCACGCAAAAAACGGGCTTCACTTATTTTTTGGTCTTTATACGTTTGTTCAAATGATGAACCTTTCACACCCTCAATAAATTCATTTATTTGTCTGATAGCGGTGTAAGCCCAATAGTCGAGCAAACCGGAACCTGTGTTATCGTAAATCTTAATAGAAGCGATGTAAGGATCCTGCCAATCGCCAAAAGCTCTGCATTCGCCACCAGGTCCTGCTAATAAACCCATTCTGAAATTTTCCTGGTTACCCAGTTCCTGAAATTTCGTACGGTCGTATAAACTCAGCAGGTTAGCTTCTATCAGATTTTTATCTTTAAACACTGCTGTTTCAGCAATCATATCGAGCGGTTGTATATCTAATACTTTGGTACAACCCACCAATCCAGTTATAATGAAAGCAATGATTATATTTCTCATAAACTTTTATTTAAAATGTTAAGCGCACTCCGCCTGCAATATTTTTATGAATCGGATAGTTACGTCCTTCTCCACTTAAGTTCGCATCCGGATCAAACGTGTTCTTGTAAAATCCAAGCTTACTGAACGTAAGCAGATTGGTAGCAGATGTAAATACCTGCAAATTTTTAAACCCTAATTTTTTAGTCCAGTTACCACTGAAGCTGTACGATAAATTCACATTCCGTAAACGAATGAATGTTGCATCTTTCATCCAGAAATCGGAACGCTTAATGTTATTGGGGTTTAAGCCCAATGATGCTGCCGGCAATTGTGCCTTTGGATTGATGTTCTGCGTTGGGTTTGCAGGATCGGGCTGCCAGCGGTAGGTATAATGATAATCGTAGGGAATCGATTCGTTTGAAAACATAGATGCCGATGCACCGGTTACATAAAAATTAAATCCGGTTGAACCTTGCCATAACATTTCTAACGACAGACCTTTATAAGTGGCGCCCATCACCAAACTGTACACTACTTCGGGGAAGGTTCCTTTACCGATCACATCCTGATCACGCCAATCGAGAATACCATCGCTATTCAAATCAACATAACGGATATCGCCCGGACGCAGAGTTGTATTACCTACACCATCCTGGTTAAATGTGAGTTTATCAATTTCTCCTTGTGACATAAAAATACCATCCGACTTATAGCCCCATGAAAGGTTGGTTGATTTACCTGTTAACTGATAAATTCTGATTTGATCGGGATCGGTATAAGCTGTTTCATCTCTGTACTCCCATTTGTTTTGTGTAAACGTAAACGTGGGCATAATTGAAAGCTGTACACCGTTGATCTTTGGGCGGTAATCGATCATCAGTTCAAAACCTCTGTTACTTTGTTTGTTGAGATTTACCGGAGGTAAGGTTGCGCCAAAAGTTGAAGGCACCGCTCTTTGCTGCGAAGCAAGGATACCATCCCTTAATCTGTAAAACACGTTTCCTTCAAATACCAGTTTGCCTTTCCACAGTGTTAAATCAATACCTGCGTTATAGTTGGTTATACTCTCCCAGGTAATATTTGGATTTGGAAGACCTGTGGTACTGATTGTTTTGTAAAACGTATTTCCCATAATATATCCACCTGCATCAATATCATAACCGGTGAGATAACTGAACTGGCTGGTACCATCGTTACCCGACTGTCCGTAAGAAAGTCTCAGCTTACCATTCGAAAGCCATGATGATGCATTATCCATAAATTTCTCTTTCGAGAAAACCCAGCCAACAGAAACGCCGGGAAAATAACCCCACCTTGAATTCTTGGGGAAATTCGCACTGGCATCAGCTCTTAAAATAAATTCGGCGAGGTACTTACCTGCAAAATCATAATTCACTTTACCGATGTACGCCACTCTCGACATTTGACTTTGGGTTCCTGTATTATCCTGAAAGTCCTGGCCACCGGAAAACAGTTGTTGTATGGATGGCGACAACAGATCACGTCGAAAAGCCATTAACGAATTACCACCATTCTGCAGTTGCTCGGCAATACCCATTGCACTGATGCGATGTTCACCAAATTCACGATCGTAATTCACTTTCACCATTGGATAAACCTGGAAGTAACGTGCATTGGTTTCTCTGAGTGAAATGAAATTACCCATGTTGGCCATGTAGGTATAAACCTGTGTGTCGTAATCGTAGTCATATACTTCGGCGGGCGTGTTAAATACTTTCGTATAATCTGCAGACTGACTCACCAATAAATCGGCACCGATACGCAATCCATCAATAAAGGGTATTTTATAGTTGAGTCCAATCTGACCATTAAAGAAGTTAGAGCTGGTACGATTGTATCCTCTACGTTCTGCATCAATACGCAATAATGGATTGCGGCCCTGAAAACCTGTATATGCATTTTTGGTCGGGTCAGGCAGGTAGGGATTGTAACGTGGTTGTGCTGTGCTAAAATCTACCATTACATCTTCAATTGAACCTACCTGCTGATCCTGACCAAAACGATACTGCATATCAAACCGCAAAGACAAATTCTTTGCAATGGTTGCATCAACGTTTAATCTTGAGTTATAACGCTTGTAATAATAATCTCCTGAGGTAAAAACACTTTGCTGATCGGTAACACCAAGTGAACCAAAATATTTTAATGTTGGAGTACCACCACTAACTGTTATACTCTGTTGCAACATGGGTGCACCTGTACGGAAGATGGCATCACGCCAGTTATACGATTTGTAGTTCGCTTCGGTACCTGCTTTATATTTCTGCACTACTTCTTCTGTAAATTCACCGGGGCTCAAACCGTAATTCAATGCCGCTTCTCTGCGTAGCTCAGCCCAGTCGCCTGCATTAACTGTATTCTGAAAAGCAGAAGGCATCTGATAGGTGTAGGTGCCTGTATACGTAATTTGTGGAGCACCTGTTTTACCACGCTTTGTTGTAACGAGGATCACACCGTTTCCTGCTCTTGCACCATAAATTGCAGCAGATGCATCTTTGAGAATAGAAACTGATTCGATATCATTCGGATCGATGCGGTTGAAAGGTGTAGGCAATCCATCAACAATTACTAACGCTGATCCATAGCCCCTGATCTGCAGACTTGCATTATCCTCACCGGGCAAACCGCTTGCTGTTTTCGACAAAAGCCCGGGCATTCTACCAACAAGTAATTGTGATGTATTGGGAACAGGTGCCGACTGTAAAACTTTTGCACCTATCTGTGCAATGGCTCCTGTAACGGTTGCTTTCTTTTGTGTACCGTAACCTACAACTACAATTTCCTGTTGCTGAATTTCCTGTTTGCTTAAGGTGACCTGTACGCTTGTGGTTCCTTTTACACTTACTTCTTTTGATTCCATACCCACAAAAGAAATCACCAGAATCATCGATGAGTTGTCGGGTACACTGATTGTAAATTCGCCGTTGGCATCGGTGTTTACTCCTTTGCCGGTTCCTTTTAAATTTACAGATGCACCCGGCAGCGGCGTTCCGCTTTCATCTGTTATTTTTCCTTTTACCGTAATGTCGGCAGGAGGCGATTCTTTTGTAACATTTGCAGATGGTTCTGCCGTTATCTTACGTTTTATTACAATTGTATTTTCTATAATGGTAAACGTAAGCGGCGTTTTCTGCAAGCATTCATCCAGCGCCTGTTGTAAGGGAACATTTTTGGCGTTCACACTTACATTACCCACCAGTTCCATCATTTCAACAGTGCATATATAATTATAGCCTGTTTGTTTTCTGATTTCCTTTAATACTTTCTGGAAGGGCGCATTCTTTACTGAAAGCGTTACAGTTTGTGAGTGGGCTTCTGCAAATACCTGCATACTGGCCACGAAGAGAAAGACAGCAATAAGTTTCATAATCAATAGTGCCTTCCTGACAGGAGGGCATGTTTTGGTTAGTTTTCGCTCGTGCCGAAAACTAAAAGCAGTAAATGGCATAACTTCGTTTTTGGGGTTTAACGATAAACAGTCTCAGATGATTTGATTGCTTTTTGAAGAGCCCTAAACTTTCGCCGGGAGTGTTGCAACCACTTCCGGTTTTTTATGAGCTCTTGCTACGATACTCGGTTTACATTGTTCTGTTTTTTTACGGCATAACAATTATTTTTTTGCCTTCAATGATAAATCGCACTTCACCCGTTTGCTGCAGCATTGAAAGCACCTGCGACAGCTTTACATTGCGGGAAATGCCACCAATAAAATGTTTGGTTATGGTGCCCTGGTAACTTACCTCTACATCGTACCAACGGGCCAGTTGTCTCATCACCGATTTAATATCACTATTTTCAAACTGAAAGTTTCCGTCCTTCCACGCCACTGTTTCTTCCAGGTTTATATCATCAACAATCTTCATGTTACCCGATGGTTTCAGTTGCGCCTGTTGACCGGGTTGTAAATATTTATTTTCACTTGCGGTAGTAACTCTTACTCTTCCTTCCAGCAAGGTGGTGCGTACAGTTTCTTCGTCGGTATAACTATTAATGTTGAAATGTGTACCCAGCACTTCTACTTCGATTTGATTCAATTGCACCTTAAATGGTCTTGTTGCATCTTTCGCAATTTCAAAATAGGCTTCCCCAGTTATTTCTACTTTGCGTTCTTTACCGCTGA
The DNA window shown above is from Lacibacter sp. H375 and carries:
- a CDS encoding WD40/YVTN/BNR-like repeat-containing protein; this translates as MNIYSLTFLLLFKFAFAFPVTDSEQKPTSPKPGVANLVFKSADGGQSWQNISEGLPGDKLEGSLFVNDGGFYLRTGKYIYHSKPNNKAPFWEKESFPDEHSNIAPGKNGMFAYDYHQGKFRQRINGSAEWKPVYENFQLKGIIDVVEITSGTVFIVCDRGRGLYRSTDKGKNWKEVTRGVWKLVESNGVLMANSVNGTIRSTDDGKTWETVISEGGVGIDITRIDGGFASITFNTQSNTRRIRVSYDGGKTWQPIDAGLQTSTFGVPVAKPFSQMNQPDSVWNPIAINTELPEQAFISSIVQVGEDFFCGHPAGIFKTSDKGKTWKLILPSVDGKVFNLSVSGGVIYAIPRNRGC
- a CDS encoding glycoside hydrolase family 2 protein, whose product is MKYSVRTKIGLAVFVGMLLCKSDIFAQKQPNFGLTKKQPAATLPKGKAPFQTAVEKPRSGKAGEATALGNARYSLTSGWELTDDLTSLLGNASVFTEAINTKGWYDAVVPGTVLTSLVAAGKFPDPYFGLNNMAITDSLCRKEWWYRTTFETPKNENGKLAWLWFNGINYKARVWLNGHLLGDIKGAFIRGKFNVTDYLKTNGRNVLLVQILPPHNPGIPDEQSALSGMGKNGGVHTLDGPAFFATEGWDWIPGIRDRNMGIWQDVQLSFTGTVTSSDPQVITDLPLPDTTSASVTLRTTVVNNSTSTQEATIHFSFEGVAVSKKVKLAPGQILPVVFTPADNAQLNVKNPRLWWPNGYGLPNLYNATIKVTDAKAVEEIKQFRFGIREYSYEMMADTEEKQAVRFAYSPTDSRTDKPIIDFTKRRAFKDKIFIPTLRKEFPSEKMQVLSDNDNPFLVIKVNAVAVYCKGGNWGIDDAMKKVSRENLEPAFRLHREANFNMIRNWTGESTEPVFFDLADEYGMLVWNDFWLSTEGFNLNPSDDQLFLDNSIDMIKRYRNHPSIAIWCPRNEGYAPAGIENDLATQIAKEDGTRHYIGNSREINLRQSGPWHFFVNNKDYFTKQGDGFTTEIGTFSVPEASTIRKFIAPEDQWPINDVWHYHDLHTNNQNLEGYLHTADSLYGVSNSLDDFNRKIQLINYDSHRAIFEAWNNKLWNNSSGVLLWMSHPAWPSMIWQTYSWDFQTHGSFYGSKKGCEPLHIQMNLHNNKVIAVNTSLNNVKDAIAFMQVYTMDGKVLQNKTAPLAIQANAKAEVFTATLDEASLPANYLVRLSIKDKKGDVLADNEYWKANTATGHFKAFNQLPDVTLSSKAVRLANNKIKIELENKTKHPAVGIKLDALDNAAQIVLPAYFSDGYFTLLPGEKKTILLEPVDTKAIKEIKVAGYNVTGVVSIKN
- a CDS encoding sulfatase family protein — its product is MQRQKKKNGSRKSILIAVFCMAVTIVFGFDRKQEENPPKPMNVIFILTDDHRFDFMGFTGRVPWLETPAMDRMAKEGVWVRNATVTTALCSPSRASILTGQYAHTHKVVDNFSPLPDNLNFFPEYLQKVGYRTAFFGKWHMGHAGDDPQKGFNHWESFKGQGVYFNPMLNINGQRVQYKDSTYITDLLTEHAATWMRQQPKNKPFFMYVSHKGVHDEFMPAPRHRNKYHGKPINYPSTINLTATENSKLHGDVCKSPIAAMVKNDTNYNVKDIPQWVWAQRNSWHGVDFMYDGRVQFDDFYYRYCETLLAIDESVASIRKTVEELGIADNTMIIYMGDNGFLMGEHGLIDKRNMYEESQKVPLLVYAPGMSHNGQPLDQIIQGIDIAPTVLEVAGVTKPANMQGQSFLPLLQDKTVNWRNKAFYEYYWEFSYPQTPTTLGVREGSHKFIFYPGLWDVSEFYDLSTDPEEKKNLYRHPAWQNEIGRMRKELWSWLQETGGLQIPLKPINEKRGDYGSKGLY